The Humulus lupulus chromosome 4, drHumLupu1.1, whole genome shotgun sequence genome has a window encoding:
- the LOC133831116 gene encoding RNA polymerase sigma factor sigF, chloroplastic gives MEVGRNLLSSPPSFPPRTHLRNNHSSSSSASASTSAPAVTSVPTTSIAQRFSASVLLQEQRDELRPMLRLTKEEKTSQGMIDRRMKESGTLVHEDKSNADTDRLKSEFEHPSIHWPSFWHVFPSLQMKTNSSASLTMEPTTAGSKKNVNVGLCDAIALAKKALEASKEAASLVEDSKLVGADSDEMVSLSLAGKGDKTVRSTRLVERRSKKRNVPKSKILFCEDHSPRSADVRKNSGFDSDDPLRLFLASSETKQLLTFEEEFELIAQVQDLMKLEQVKHRLQSEFGREPTLVEWAEAVGIHYRILRTQICSGTSSRERLICSNLRMVVHIAKQYQGRGVGLQDLMQEGSKGLMKSVEKFKPQVGCRFASYAYWWIRQSIRKAIFQHSRTIRLPENVYTLLGKVSEAKRSCIEVGNHSPSKEELARHAGITVERLQKLLYITRTPLSLQQPVWADQKTTFQEITADAGTEIPDVSVSKQMMRRHLHGLLRSLNVREQQIIRLRFGIGGATRKSLSEIGNMHGLSKERVRQLESRALYKLKQCLVSHDLDAYADLLV, from the exons ATGGAGGTCGGAAGGAACTTGCTTTCTTCACCGCCGTCCTTTCCTCCAAGAACCCATCTCAGGAATAatcattcttcttcttcctctgcTTCTGCTTCAACTTCAG CGCCCGCGGTTACTTCAGTACCAACTACTTCAATTGCTCAACGGTTTTCTGCCTCGGTTCTTTTACAAGAGCAGCGTGATGAATTGAGGCCTATGTTGCGTTTAACCAAGGAAGAGAAAACATCCCAG GGAATGATAGACAGGAGGATGAAAGAGTCCGGGACCTTGGTTCATGAAGATAAAAGCAATGCAGACACTGACAGACTAAAATCGGAATTTGAGCACCCATCAATCCACTGGCCCAGTTTTTGGCACGT ATTTCCCTCCTTACAAATGAAGACTAATTCATCTGCATCATTGACAATGGAGCCTACAACAGCTGGTAGCAAGAAGAATGTGAATGTTGGACTCTGTGATGCAATTGCACTAGCCAAGAAAGCTTTGGAAGCTTCAAAAGAAGCAGCATCGTTAGTTGAAGACTCCAAATTGGTTGGAGCTGATTCTGATGAAATGGTTTCTCTGAG TTTGGCAGGCAAGGGGGACAAAACTGTGAGGTCTACAAGACTTGTAGAGAGGCGGTCTAAGAAGCGGAATGTACCCAAGTCAAAAATTCTGTTTTGTGAGGACCATAGTCCAAGAAGTGCAGATGTTCGGAAAAACTCAGGCTTTGATTCTGATGACCCCCTTCGATTGTTCTTGGCAAGCTCTGAAACAAAACAACTTTTGACTTTTGAAGAAGAGTTTGAATTGATTGCTCAAGTACAG GATTTAATGAAATTAGAACAAGTCAAACACAGACTTCAATCCGAGTTTGGCCGTGAGCCAACTTTGGTTGAATGGGCAGAAGCAGTTGGAATTCATTATAGGATCTTGCGGACACAAATTTGCTCTGGTACCAGCAGCCGGGAAAGATTGATCTGTTCAAATTTACGTATGGTTGTTCACATTGCTAAACAGTATCAAGGACGTGGTGTTGGCCTTCAAGACTTGATGCAG GAGGGAAGTAAGGGCCTTATGAAAAGTGTTGAGAAATTCAAACCGCAAGTTGGTTGCCGATTTGCTAGTTATGCATATTGGTGGATAAGGCAATCAATTAGGAAGGCCATATTTCAACATTCCAGGACTATTCGTCTACCT GAGAACGTGTATACCTTGCTTGGCAAGGTATCTGAAGCAAAAAGATCATGCATTGAGGTAGGAAATCACAGTCCATCCAAAGAAGAGCTAGCAAGACATGCTGGAATTACTGTAGAAAGGTTGCAGAAACTTCTATACATCACAAGAACGCCACTTTCATTGCAACAACCTGTGTGGGCAGACCAGAAAACCACATTCCAG GAAATTACAGCGGACGCAGGAACTGAGATCCCAGATGTGAGTGTGTCGAAGCAGATGATGAGACGGCACCTTCATGGTCTCCTAAGAAGTCTTAATGTTAGAGAGCAGCAGATAATTCGGCTAAGATTTGGTATTGGTGGTGCCACACGAAAATCACTGTCAGAGATTGGTAACATGCATGGTTTGTCCAAGGAGAGGGTGCGACAACTAGAGAGCCGAGCACTCTACAAGCTCAAGCAGTGCCTTGTCAGCCATGATCTTGATGCATACGCTGATTTACTAGTTTGA